A single region of the Plasmodium reichenowi strain SY57 chromosome 9, whole genome shotgun sequence genome encodes:
- a CDS encoding calcyclin binding protein, putative — MLKNVELDYINKLKNEKKVVDEKVIRNDWSQTNNNLFFTLYKKEVEEKNFFYYIKNDYMSLTLWINDDEIYHLEKFFFSNIIPHQTKINLTKMKIEIILEKEVKGVPWDNFTKTNSDECDGEKNKVVNPFAGKSVEEWNEITKLIKEDKDESVDYFFKKIYNEGDDDTKRAMIKSFQTSGGKVLSTNWKDVKNKQYEQDI, encoded by the exons ATGTTGAAGAACGTTGAATtagattatataaataaattaaaaaatgagaaGAAAGTTGTTGACGAAAAAGTTATCAG AAATGATTGGTCACAAACGAATAACAACTTGTTTTTTACATTGTACAAAAAAGAGGTTGAAGagaaaaattttttttactacataaaaaatgacTACATGTCCTTAACCCTTTGGATTAACG ATGACGAAATATACCATTTggaaaaattttttttttcaaatattatACCACACCAAACAAAAATTAACTTAACAAAG ATGAAAATTGAAATAATCCTGGAAAAAGAAGTAAAAG GGGTACCTTGGGACAATTTTACAAAAACGAACAGTGATGAATGTGACggagaaaaaaacaaaGTCGTAAATCCGTTTGCCGGAAAAAGTGTAGAAGAGTGGAACGAAATAACAAAg CTTATAAAGGAAGACAAAGACGAAAGCGTagattatttttttaaaaaaatttataatgaAGGAGATGATGATACAAAGCGCGCCATGATTAAGTCATTc CAAACATCAGGAGGTAAAGTTTTATCCACCAATTGGAAGGatgttaaaaataaacaatatgaacaa GATATATGA
- a CDS encoding hypothetical protein (conserved Plasmodium protein, unknown function~part of same gene as PRSY57_0931100B~gap found within coding sequence) — protein MNEKYLINNILVKNYTIKRYNKCLYKKDEDKNKVIIFLYKFCKYYKEWSCYERHKICCEKKRGKNVCIEYTNDRNKKLQNIKYRMLKYMIVYNFPLLFYMFFVFIIIHFFLLILLFYNNKHYIQCTIPFDDCPIILHAHLNNFLKNTKINNISKENIYLFYKNMLLLLDKNEKQRQNKMKHETNKKEEEKKEEPENNFNHKFYKYQDYYYNNHIKKKKKDKINDMYLLKKKKIYTILNTQKVKCTQCEIIFNIIDNETVDDILNFYEVNKCIKKIDSTYCVNVKDDTIYNKKIHIYKKYTGPIRQTNHFDILKKHKNILSRYSYHDAYMKEKVVIRNRIKYLYPFLHDYFLNLDYFKLYDNLERKIEVNEESLRKFPFLSDKSLNLCRSSYKKKY, from the exons ATGAATGAAAAATACCTTATCAATAATATTCTGGTTAAAAATTACACAATAAAGAGATATAACAAATGTCTCtataaaaaagatgaagATAAGAATAAAgtcattatttttttatataaattttgtaaatattataaagaatGGAGTTGCTATGAAAGACATAAAATATGTTGTGAAAAGAAAAGGGGAAAAAATGTTTGTATTGAATATACGAATGATAGGAATAAGAAATTACAGAATATAAAGTACAGAATGTTAAAGTATATgattgtatataatttccctttattattttatatgttttttgtatttattataattcatttttttcttcttatacttttattctataataataaacattATATACAATGTACAATACCTTTTGATGATTGTCCAATAATTTTACATGctcatttaaataatttcttaaaaaatacaaagattaataatatatcgaaagaaaatatttacttattttataaaaacatgttattattactagataaaaatgaaaaacaaagacaaaacaaaatgaaacaTGAAACTAATAAGAAGGAGGAGGAGAAGAAGGAAGAACCAGAAAACAATTTTAATCATAAATTTTACAAATATCaagattattattataataatcatataaaaaaaaaaaaaaaggataaaatTAACGATATGtatttgttaaaaaaaaaaaaaatttatacaaTATTAAATACACAGAAAGTAAAATGTACACAATGtgaaattatttttaatataatagatAATGAAACAGTagatgatatattaaatttttatgaagtcaataaatgtataaaaaaaatagataGTACTTATTGTGTTAATGTAAAGGATgatacaatatataataaaaaaatacatatttataaaaaatacacaGGACCAATCAGACAAACAAATCATTTTGATATACTAAAGAAacacaaaaatatattaagtCGTTATTCTTATCATGATGCATACATGAAGGAGAAGGTTGTCATTCgta AcagaataaaatatttgtatcCCTTTCTTcatgattattttttaaacttagattattttaaattatatgacAACCTAGAGAGAA AAATTGAAGTTAATGAAGAGAGCTTGAGGAAATTCCCCTTCCTGTCCGATAAAAGCTTAAACCTCTGTCGTTCGTcttacaaaaaaaaatatag
- a CDS encoding hypothetical protein (conserved Plasmodium protein, unknown function~part of same gene as PRSY57_0931100A~gap found within coding sequence): NSTFYWICPNFYKEKKHLQEYKISKMIEEFLNFHSLGYAHKNKHVIEMSKSNPLRYTYKHFGYIRDMLKLPFRVDIYNRFKILENEFLVTEIIEQMYKAFFCDNKKKSKKHTTSSLEGNEYKKEEMNKEKKDTHEKKKNSTNISKHINNYSKDIYNLVNNNAKEYKDKQVLHREVSSEKLAFFPKEYTKKLKLEVVLGDKYDIKHVDRNNRGHVSPQNGSSKKEQVTDEENDTQGRINNICKNIETDESEEEYDDYYDYDEQGEKDVEEEDVEDREDKEDREDIGKVYKKYERVSDIKHVLIEEVPKEFEQNNPFNYKHSKYNFTKEIVIISSSIFFGHMENMFNYIFYFVCLLLVIQILLILLYIYIKTNDEVSIILKDMGHTEEMSKYLKRLSKYVMNKKYVNTNMEHFKTGRHMSSVN; the protein is encoded by the coding sequence AAATAGCACCTTTTATTGGATATGCCCAAACttttataaagaaaaaaaacatcttcaagaatataaaatatcGAAGATGATTGAggaatttttaaatttccATAGTTTAGGATACGCTCATAAAAACAAACATGTGATAGAAATGTCTAAATCAAACCCTCTAagatatacatataaacattttgGATATATAAGAGATATGCTGAAGCTTCCTTTTCGCGTAGACATATATAACAGATTTAAAATCTTAGAAAATGAATTTCTGGTCACAGAAATAATTGAACAAATGTACAAAGCTTTTTTCTGCGAcaacaaaaagaaaagcAAGAAACATACTACGAGTAGTCTAGAGGgaaatgaatataaaaaagaagaaatgaATAAAGAGAAGAAAGATACTcatgagaaaaaaaaaaatagtaCTAATATTAGtaaacatattaataattattctaaagatatttataatttagTTAATAACAACGCGAAGGAATACAAAGATAAGCAAGTTTTACATAGAGAAGTGAGTTCAGAAAAACTAGCTTTTTTTCCTAAggaatatacaaaaaaacTTAAGCTAGAAGTTGTCTTAGGGgataaatatgatataaaacATGTTGATAGAAATAATAGGGGACACGTTAGTCCACAGAACGGGAGTAGTAAGAAAGAACAAGTTACAGATGAAGAGAATGATACACAGGGAcgtataaataatatttgtaaaaatattgaaacAGATGAAAGTGAAGAAGAATATGatgattattatgattatgaTGAACAAGGAGAAAAAGATGTAGAGGAGGAAGATGTAGAAGATAGAGAAGATAAAGAAGATAGAGAAGACATAGGTaaagtatataaaaaatatgaaagaGTTTCAGACATTAAACATGTTTTAATAGAAGAGGTTCCTAAAGAATTTGAACAAAATAATCcttttaattataaacattccaaatataattttactaaagaaatagtaataatatctTCATCTATCTTTTTTGGACATATGGAAAACATGTTTaactatattttttattttgtgtGTCTTCTTTTGGTTATACAAATATTGTTaatacttttatatatatatatcaaaacTAATGATGAGGTTTCTATAATACTCAAGGATATGGGGCATACTGAGGAAATGTCTAAGTATCTTAAGAGACTATCAAAATATGTGATGAATAAAAAGTATGTTAATACGAACATGGAACATTTTAAAACAGGCAGGCACATGAGTAGTGTTAACtag